In a genomic window of Zingiber officinale cultivar Zhangliang chromosome 9B, Zo_v1.1, whole genome shotgun sequence:
- the LOC122025067 gene encoding tetracycline resistance protein, class E-like → MEKQIDGEDLRHLFACTFLFHFAVYMVLPAITDVTMDALCPGQDHCSLAIYLSGVHQAVSGLGALVVTPLVGNWSDKYGRKALLSLPMTAAIIPLVVLSSGRSKPYFYAYYVVKMLTAMFCEGSMQCLTLAYVADRVCVGKRASAFGVLSGISLSGFVSGTLVARFLPTSYTFQVSASVAGFAALYMKIFLAETDGGASLADEESTLPLCSGEGEPPPKLPALRNIPASSDMIAFLRSSITLTRAATVAFFTNLANSGYQAVLLYYLKAKFQFNKDQFADLMLIVGCLGATSQLLLMPLLAPVIGEERLLIIGLLATCTHIFLYGVAWSYWVPYFAAAFAALSVLVDPSLRSIVSKKVGPAEQGMAQGCVTGVASFASILAPFVFTPLTALFLSDNAPFSFKGFSVTCAGFISLVAFSLSMTLSKKTMST, encoded by the exons ATGGAGAAGCAAATTGACGGCGAAGATCTGCGTCACCTCTTCGCCTGCACCTTTCTCTTCCACTTCGCCGTCTACATGGTCCTTCCGGCGATCACCGACGTCACTATGGACGCTCTCTGCCCCGGCCAGGACCATTGTTCCCTCGCCATCTACCTCAGCGGCGTCCACCAAGCG GTATCTGGTTTGGGCGCCCTTGTCGTGACTCCTTTGGTGGGCAACTGGTCAGACAAGTACGGTCGAAAGGCTCTGCTCTCCCTTCCCATGACAGCTGCTATCATACCATtag TTGTTCTATCATCTGGTCGATCGAAACCCTACTTCTATGCCTACTACGTGGTTAAGATGCTGACCGCCATGTTCTGTGAAGGGAGCATGCAATGTCTCACCCTCGCTTACGTG GCGGATCGAGTCTGCGTGGGAAAGAGGGCGTCGGCCTTCGGCGTACTGTCCGGTATATCCCTCTCCGGTTTCGTCTCCGGCACCCTTGTAGCCCGCTTCCTCCCCACCTCCTACACGTTCCAGGTCTCGGCCTCGGTCGCAGGTTTTGCGGCGCTCTACATGAAGATCTTTTTGGCGGAAACCGATGGCGGAGCTTCTCTCGCCGACGAGGAGTCCACCCTGCCGCTCTGCTCCGGCGAAGGTGAGCCGCCTCCCAAGTTGCCTGCTCTTAGGAATATTCCGGCATCGAGTGACATGATCGCCTTCCTGAGGAGTAG CATAACCTTAACAAGAGCTGCAACTGTTGCTTTTTTTACCAATCTTGCGAACAGTGGTTATCAAGCAGTCCTATTG TACTATCTAAAAGCAAAGTTTCAGTTTAACAAAGATCAGTTTGCTGACTTGATGCTGATCGTTGGCTGTTTAGGAGCCACATCACAG TTATTATTGATGCCATTGCTAGCACCTGTTATAGGCGAGGAGAGACTTTTGATTATCGGCCTGCTGGCCACCTGCACACAT ATATTTCTCTACGGCGTTGCGTGGTCATACTGG GTCCCTTACTTTGCTGCTGCATTTGCGGCGTTGAGTGTCTTGGTTGACCCAAGC CTTAGGAGCATCGTGTCTAAGAAAGTCGGACCTGCTGAACAG GGGATGGCTCAAGGATGCGTCACCGGTGTAGCTTCCTTCGCGAGCATTTTGGCACCGTTCGTCTTCACCCCTCTCACCG CTCTGTTTCTATCAGACAACGCGCCATTTtctttcaaaggcttcagcgtcaCGTGTGCCGGCTTCATCTCC CTGGTAGCTTTCTCGCTGAGCATGACACTGAGCAAGAAGACGATGAGTACGTAG